The genome window AGCATATTAATTGGTTAAATCACTAATTGAGTATTTGCTTTCTCATTCTTTCAGGATGGAAAAATAGAAGCTGAGGTCAAGCTCACGGGAATTCTCAGTTTAGGAGCATTGCAACCAGGTGAAAGTCGAAAATATGGCACGACTATTGCACCTGGATTATATGCACCTGTATGGACATGGCAGTTGATTGCAAGCCCGGTGAAGCATTTAATCAGGTCAGTGTGCAACTATACTTTTCATTTGGCAATGTCTTTATTCTTCAATGCTGAAGTCTGAAGGAATGTTTTGGTTGACTCATACTTCAATGTTTTTAGCTCGTGTAACATTGCCGCCCAtctcaaattttattcttaagaaaaaaaattgcatgaaaATCTACTGTTTATGTAGCTTGCATTCTGTAACAGAAGGTTAAGCACCACAATGAATTGTGTGTTGAATAATACCTAATATTAAGAGTACATAGTAGTATCTCTTTTgataattaatatcatattaGCTAAATAACATGATCTTTGACATAGCCACTCATGGTTGTATgaagtttttgttcttttttacttCCCTTCCTTTTACTGTAATTTTATTAGTCGAAATTCTTTCATAACTTAATAGTCCATCATTCTATGGTTCCTTTTtgaaaaaaggtggaaaaaagtCTTCCACTTCCATCAAAACTATAAAATTCACTGCTAGTATGTGTTCATAAATAATACGACAAAGTAGTAACAGTCCTCTTCCCTCTCCAGGTTGTCGAGGTGGATGCCAAGGTTGAAGAGCCAGGAAAGAATAATGTTTACAACAATGCATTTTATGCAGAGGAAAAACTGCTTAAATCAGAATTGGAAGCAATGCGTGATTGTAACCCTTTATCTGCTCGACACTGGATCGTAAGTTCCTACCACTTgtatattataagaaaaataacaaaaagaagaagaaatgaaacaTGCAAAATTCCAATTTTTCTTGGTGACTATTTCCATCCACCTCTATTACTGTAACTATACTTATTGTGCTAGCAGGGACAGTCagtgaaattttcaaatttggcTGCTGTTTTTATTCTTCTCTATATAAGTAAAATTCCTATGTATGTTTgcctttttatcatttgtttcttCTACCTTCTCAGTTTTCATGTTTTCAATGTGCATATTTCCTGCTAGATACCGGCATATTGAGTTGTTCTGCAGTTAAATTATCAAAGCTGGGATGGTTCACTTGTTAGAAAACACTCTTTGACATATTGTAACAATTTTTGCTCAAGTGAACTTCCTGTTTTAGGTTAGGAACACAAGGAAGGTACCTGGTTCAAATTGTTTACCCTTGGCTGGTTCAGAGGCCAAGTTTCTGAGGAGATCAGCTTTCTTGAAGCACAATCTTTGGgtcactccttatgctcccgaCAAAATGCATCCTGGAGGAGAGTTCTCTAATCAGAATCCACGCGTTGGAGAGTTCTTTGATTAGTTCACTTGTTTCTATTTCTATGAGAGTTGATATATAATTTGCACATGTTCTTAAGTATATAAGCATGCTTTATGTATGTTGCACATCCAATACACATTAAGGGATGGCAATTTTTCCCATCTTATAGGCATCCTCACGATGACTGTCTGATATAAATAGTGTGTTTGGAAAACACCAAGAATCAATTCTACTCCTCAAAATCATGGTGGTACCAGGAAAAAATAGAAGTAACTATTTGTTACTTTGCCTTCaccttgaaaaataataattttctcatcatgaatctaatccaaacacactataagaCATCATTGACTGATAATTGTACTCTTTGGGCTTTTGTTGTTCTAATTCATTCTTTATACATGTTATCTGATATGGAGAACTACTCCAGGTACGTGTTTGGTGTGACACATATTCCCCGATTGGAAGACTGGCTAGTTATGCCTGTGGAACGCATTGGCTTTACGCTTATGGTATTCCTCTCAAAATTATCTTATTTCATTGCCATTCTTTCTGTGCAAAAGTAGAGTGAGATTCATATTAAACTACTATAACATGCTTAGGGCTATCACAACAAGTTTTGAGTGCAATGTAGTTATTCATTATCAATCTCATTTGAATTCTCCCAATCCAAAACTGAAGTTCATCTTCGAAATTGttaaactgtgctatgtttgagAATTAGACATCAAGTCTTTGGGAGCACTTTTCAGTAGCATCGGATAATTTTCTGTCCATACTGTTGCAATTAATTTTGTTCTGCTATTCATGATGCAGCCACATGGGTTTTTCAATTGCTCCCCAGCTGTAGATTTTCCCCCAAGTGCAAGTGATTTGGATGATAAGGAGAATGGGATGTCTGCAAAGCCTATTCAGAATGGGATGGTTGCTTTGCTCTAAAAGGACCAAAAGTAGAGACCATTTGATTATGTTTGTCATCACCTAAGTGAGtgcatcattttaattaattaaaaatcttcAATAACAAAGTTTCTTGTGGTTCACAGAATAGCTATTTACGTGATGCATGTCATGTAATTGTAAAATGATAGTACTTTATTGGTTTCTCTGAAATCTAAATTGATGCGACGTTCTTTTCGTCAGAAAGTGGAATGTGTTGGATTAAAATACGTTCCCATGTAATATATACTGTTTGCACCTGGTAAAATTCAGTTCCATATATTTACACAAGGATAATACTGAGCGTGTGCTTGGAATATAGTTGAAAAAGTGGAGTTctgttgaatttaattttataaacttaaatttagttaaaagtAAGTTTAATACAACTTAATTTATGTTTGAAATGACTTTTCTACGTTCATAATAGACAAACGAGAAAGGGGTAACTTGATAAACCTCAATTTGGATGAAAATCACTTTTTGTCAAACAAACATATGCAGCTTTTCATAAAGAGTGAATCTCAGATTGGATGCTTAAATGCAAAACCAAACACCTTGAGTAGTATGAAAAATCCATTTCTTCATTCTTTATATATGCAACACATGGATTAGTATAATTTCGTCAATACAAAATAGCAAAGTTCTTCACATAATAGGCCTTTTCTTTCTGCATCCCAACCATCTCAACCTACACCCCTTGTGAATAACAGATTAGGTAATTCCGAATGTAAAActttcattcttaatttttctCTACTGAAAGGAGATACTCTTTGTAAATTTCGGATTAAGTAATCCAAAATGTAAAACTTTTATTTCAGATTAACCTTTCCATATCGAAGAGGGATATAGGTTGATTTTTATAGGGTACAGAAAGAAAAGACCCACAAAATATTAGTACCATTCCAAACCATCCAAATGATGGCCCATAATATGAAAATCCTCGAGATTCCTACCCATCATGAGTTGGTATGATTATGATTGCTCCAAGGATCGTCGAATTAGGGAACAGACGTGTAGTTTAAGACTCATTTAGTAGTTAAGCAAATTAAtatggaaaatattttaatttgattcgaTGGCCATCGCAGGTGCATTAATTTAATATAGAGATATCAGTTAGCCGTCACAAACATTATCTTGTTGACGATAATGTTGTCTCAACCAAAATGGTAGTTATATtacaaatttgaataaattatttgCACGTATTATTTTTAGTGCtgtattaaaaattgtttttgatgTTAATATCTAGTTAATAGAAGAGATCATTGTCCACTAATTTAAATACCGAACTGAATAACTGCGTTTACAAGTTTTGAAAGTGAAATAAGTTTTGTTAAATTACacgcaacacaaaaaaaattcttttaagttGTGACATGTTATTAGGTTTGGGAGCTTCTAGAGAGGGAATAATGGTTCTATTCTTTTCCATTCTCATTGTTGTATTATAGTTTTGTTGTTGCAATCAAGTATCAGTAGTTGCACTACTTGTTGCAACCAAGTATCAGTAGTTGCACTACTTGAATGtgatcattttcttttattaattttttttatcagtatgaataaaaaaatatgtataaaaaatttataataattcacattattatttaatcaactGAACTAATTAGATTACtttgtgtttcttttgttgattttataTAACTTGTACAcatcataaatttttataattcagCAGTTAAGACTTTTGTTATATGTGTCTTAGTTTATGCGCACCTTATTTTTAAAGTATCTATCTGTTTTTTAGTAGTAAATAGTGTGCAACTTATTATTTGAATGGTGtcttatctttaattatccCTTATATGGTATATTTGTAAGGACATAGGAAAACATTGATAATGATAAGAAGTAGTAAAAGGAAGGgatggagaaagagaaaacaagGAGGGATTGGATTAGAGAAGGAATGACTTGTCTTTATCTATTTGATAAACGTGGATTGAGGGGCTTGACTATTGTATTATTACTTGCTAGGAAAGTGCACATTCCTTGTATATTGTTAGGAATGTGGCTTCAAGTTACCATACAACTTCAGAGTTCATGTgtccattttaatttattttctgtgGTCGTAGTTAGACAAActtggaattttatttttcactagGATAATGGAATTGAGAGGTGTCGTGCATGTGTGGAGATTCAAACTCGAGGCCTTCAATCATATATGATGGTGTCTTGCACTAGTTGCTATAATTGTGTGCTGTGTTCATTGTTCAACATGtccatttgcacatttgatagGGTCTGGAAATTTCTACAGGACCTTCTAATTccaaatacaaatttaaatgtctaacaagtgaataaaaataatagtaataaaaaagacAACGGTAAGATTGAATAAGACTAAATGGAAATAAGTTCATTGTTTAAAGagaatcataaaattttataactgGTGAAATAACATTTGTGAAGATAAAGTAATTGTCAGAGGTCAAAATGTCACAGAACCTGTACAAAAAATGTGTTTCATAATATCGATTgcaataaatgttaaaaaatttaattgcatcaatattaaaaaaaattgtgtgaatatttgtttttgttttttcagtcACATTCATTAATACAGATTATAGGAAATTTACTCAGGTATCTGACGTTACAATTTCAAATGAAATATTCATAcctttgattaaattaaaaatgcttACTAGGCATCGTCAGGGTCCATAGCTCAGTGGTAGAGCATTTGACTGCAGATCAAGAGGTCACCGGTTCGAACCCGGTTGGACccttaaacttaaatttttaataacgTAATGTAGTAATATAGTTAATACATTTAGGTTATAATATATTCAGGGGTGTAAatgaatttatgtattttttattatattatgttagattttaaaattataaaggttTTTAGATTACAttgtaaaactaaaaaataataataagaaaaataaacagaataaaatcgaaaaaatgaattataatatttcaaattaaatgctaaaaatctatttatttatactttgcctattaattgatataaaaagattaaaaattatactaaaccTTAAAAACAAGTTTATAGAAAgattaacttatttaaaaattatacctatctaaaattttaatataaaataaatttttaagtagATTAACAAGTCAAATTAGCCTTTCAAAAAGActaattatttataacaaatttttgtaaactatataattttattatattcaaattctaaactaaaaacttataaaattatcaaaatttataaataaatatgaaaatataaaaaaaatagagaaacctCCCTATCCCTATTATGTGAAATTCACAAGTTGagtctaaaataatttataacaagtaataaattaagtttaagtcttaatatttttaaatagatcaaaattatttaaataaagtatTCTTTTGTGTTAACAAAGATTAAttcaattaatgaaaataagacttatatttcataaaaatgtgtatttaaattttgttattgttcATATAAGAATCTTATTAGTAGGTGATGTTATATACTtttataaatgttatttaagGTTCGAGACACTTATTTATAGTGATGAAgttataatcaaataattactCAATCTCTTGATTTTAGAGataagataatttaatattaaatctgAGATAAATAAGAAGACAATAACTAAATAAGAATGATGACAAGGaaagatataaaaaagatttgatgacaagaaaaatatattaaaagatttCTTTGCAAGTTAATCATTAGAAATGTAGAATATCCTCATCTAGTACTTCCATGGACCTAACTCACCccttaataaaacaaataaataaataaatagtgttcTACCGTCTTAATTTTTGCcgtctaatttattttttaagtcaatttaattatttaattttttaaaattttattttatttttaaaattttttaaatcgatttaatttgatcattcaatttaaatgataagaaattacatttgatgataatttaaaattgttactaaatagttttaaaccaatacaaaattcattttttcaaaaaaaaatagtcaattttaaaacttaaaagactaaattaaactaaaaaaagtactaaagaatcaaattaaatttaaataataaattaaaaaactaatttaatgatgaaatattatTAACAAACTTGGGCAACAAAAATACAACTGTCTAGTTACaagagaaattttatttatatttttttataaacccttacataataaaaatttgtaataaataatataatataatgtgattaaacaaataaaaacattataaaaatactatataTCAACATTAACAATATAACTTATCATATACAATCTTTGTAAAATTAGTATGTTAAAAAAGTGTCGAAAAGCACGCTCCTCGGAAGCGAGTGCCATGAACTGTGCAGTGCTCGACAGAAGAATAAACAACAAGTATTGTGAGCAGAGGTTACGTTACGTACGAGTCAATTTGACTCCTAACCCCTAAATCCTAATTAGCAAACTCAAATCCCTTAATCCCTTCTTCTTACACTAATTTAAACCTAATCAATTCTTGCAAGCTCTCCTCGCAATTCGCAACGAAATCCATATTATTATTTGTCCTTCACGCAaagcaaaacaaacaaaaataacttaaagataattacttcaattaataaaatcagTAATTTAGTACTATATAATTTCCAAATCCACGATTAAAAAGAGTAATTAGAGCCCGATATAGAAAAAAAGGActgtataattttcaattttttttttaaagtaaagagAGAAGAAGTTACTTGTGTGCTGCTAACGTTTGGAGTtaagacaaaacaaaaacataaaaacatgcgTGGCAGAACAACAACAGTGTCAAATGAACAATAACATAAACGCCCGTTCCGTTTCCCGACTTGGATTCTATCAGACTCAGCGTCGACTCGGTTGACTCGTTTCTATCGCAGCAACACACACCACCATCATATCATACCACCGAAGAaatctcttattattatttttctcggCGCAGCGGCGATGGCATCATCGGAGCAGGAGAAGCGAGTGGAGGACGAGTTGTCGTACCCTATTATGGTGGCGGAGCGAGTTCGCTCGGCGGTGGACGAGTCCGACTCGTTCAAACTCGAGTGCTCCGAGGTTGGGAAGCACGTCGATCGCATCCTCCAAATGCTCCGAACCCTCGTTCGCTTCGCCACCGCCACCGCCACCTCCGCCGCCACGCCGCCCCTCTACGATCGTCCCATCCGCCGCGTCGCCGCGGAGACGGCGAAAAACCTCGAGCGCGCCCTCGCCCTCGTCAGCAAGTGCAAGCGCCGCAGCATCCTCCGCCGCGTCGTCTCCATCGTCGGCGCCGCCGATTTCCTGAAGGTCCTCACCCACCTGGACGCCTCCGGCGGCGACATGAAGTGGCTCCTCAGCATCCTGGACGGCGGCGGCGGCATTGTCGTCTCCCTCCCTCCCATCGCCAGTAACGACCCTATTCTCTCTTGGGTATGGTCTTTCATCGCTTCCATTCAAATGGGTCAATTAAACGATAGAATTGAGGCTGCGAATGAACTTGCTTCTTTAGCACAAGACAATGATAGGAACAAAAAGATCATAGTTGAGGAATGTGGGGTGCCTCCTTTGTTGAAGCTTTTCAAGGAAGGCACTTCCCCTCTTGCTCAAATTGCTGCTGCTAATGCTTTGTGTCATTTGGCTAATGATTTGGATAGGGTTAGAGTCATTGTGAGTGAGCATGGTGTGCCTGCTGTTGTCCAGATTCTCAGTGACTCCCCCATGAGGGTTCAGACCCTGGCTGCCAATTTGGTTGCCAGGATGGCCAAGCATGACCCTGTCGCACAGGAGGATTTCGCTCGGGAGAACGCCATTAGGCCGCTCGTCACGCTCCTGTCGTTTGATACCTTTGTGGATGATCCATTGGGGCATTTGGGGAAGCAGAGTATTCACTCCATTGTTCAGATTAATAAGGAGTTGGGGAAGGGTGGTCAGGGAGGGTGGAAGTTCGCGAGTTCCTACTCGAATTCGTATTTGTTTATGGAGGGGAGTAGCCGGGGAGGGAACCATAGGAAGGAGAGGGGGAATGAGGATCCTGCTGTGAAGCTTCAGCTGAAGGTTAGTTGCGCTGAGGCGTTGTGGATGCTTGCCAGAGGGAGCGTGACCAACAGTAGGAAGATAACCGAGACCAAAGGGATGCTTTGTTTGGCTAAGATTGTTGAGATGGAGCAAGGGGAGCTGCAGCTTAATTGCTTGATGACAATAATGGAGATAACTGCTGCTGCTGAATCCAATGCTGATCTTCGTCGTGCAGCGTTTAAGACCAACTCTCCGCCTGCTAAAGCTGTTGTGGAACAGCTGCTGAGGATAATTAAAGAGGTGGACAGCCCGGCATTGCAAATTCCAGCAATGAAGGCCATTGGCTCATTGGCTAGGACGTTTCCTGTTAGAGAGACCCGGGTAATTGAACCTCTAGTGACACAGATGGGTAATAGAAACACAGAAGTAGCAGATGAGGCAGTGGCTGCACTTACCAAGTTTGCTTCTCCGGATAATTACCTACACATCGAGCATTCTAAGACGATAATTGAATTCAATGGAATCCCGGCACTGATGAGACTGCTAAGGAGTAATGAAGTTACACAAATGCATCGCGGGCTAACACTTCTTTGCTACCTGGCACTGCATGCCGGCAACAGTGAGTCCTTGGAACAAGCAAGGGTGTTGACAGTTCTAGAGGGTGCAGACAGAACAGTTCTTCCTCCGCATATAAAGGAATTGGTCTCCAGGGCAATAATCCACCTCAATTTGTATCATGCAGGAATGAATTCTCAAAGGATATCATACTTGCCTTGACTGCAAATTTAGCTTGTTTGTGGACCCTGCGTTTTTGTGGGTTCATCAGTAAGTGTCGAGTTAGTTGCATCTGGTCAACTCTTTGGGGAATAAGGGGGCTTTATAGGAACAAATCATAGTTAAGAAAATACATTAGTTCTTCAGCTTAGAcagtttcttctttttttctcccctCATAAAACTAGTCAATGGGTTTGGCAGTTGTGCAGagatttttattgtataattaataattaatttttagtcatttgattttattacttgagtacttatttttttcattaagcaTGTTCTCTACATTGCCTTTTTGATAATGCAAATTCTTGTAGTTGGATAGAATTGTTGGAGGTTTGATTCCTTCATAAATGTTGCAGTGGCTTTGCTGTTGGAAGTCTGTTTATCAGCTTACCTCTGATCTCATGTCTTGAAATGATCAATACTTCAATTGCACAATTTTTGTTAATCGAATCTGCTTTGTTCTTCAGTCTTTGGAGTTTTATATTAACAGAAGAACTTACATTTTGTGAGCGCTTGTTAGATCAATACCGATGATAATGGGTATGCATCATTCTTATATGACAACAGGAATCAGTTATTGCCC of Glycine soja cultivar W05 chromosome 1, ASM419377v2, whole genome shotgun sequence contains these proteins:
- the LOC114409566 gene encoding uncharacterized protein LOC114409566; this translates as MASSEQEKRVEDELSYPIMVAERVRSAVDESDSFKLECSEVGKHVDRILQMLRTLVRFATATATSAATPPLYDRPIRRVAAETAKNLERALALVSKCKRRSILRRVVSIVGAADFLKVLTHLDASGGDMKWLLSILDGGGGIVVSLPPIASNDPILSWVWSFIASIQMGQLNDRIEAANELASLAQDNDRNKKIIVEECGVPPLLKLFKEGTSPLAQIAAANALCHLANDLDRVRVIVSEHGVPAVVQILSDSPMRVQTLAANLVARMAKHDPVAQEDFARENAIRPLVTLLSFDTFVDDPLGHLGKQSIHSIVQINKELGKGGQGGWKFASSYSNSYLFMEGSSRGGNHRKERGNEDPAVKLQLKVSCAEALWMLARGSVTNSRKITETKGMLCLAKIVEMEQGELQLNCLMTIMEITAAAESNADLRRAAFKTNSPPAKAVVEQLLRIIKEVDSPALQIPAMKAIGSLARTFPVRETRVIEPLVTQMGNRNTEVADEAVAALTKFASPDNYLHIEHSKTIIEFNGIPALMRLLRSNEVTQMHRGLTLLCYLALHAGNSESLEQARVLTVLEGADRTVLPPHIKELVSRAIIHLNLYHAGMNSQRISYLP